GCGAAATTGCTCATCAAATAGTCCGTAGGATTTATTTTTACGCATTTTTCTATGTTTTATACAAAAATACGCATTATTAATATATCAAAATATTGATATTCAAATAGTTATTAACATTTTAGTATTTAGAAGTACCCATAATATTGAATAATCTGTTATATTTTTGATTATCAGTCATTTAAATTCTATGTATTTTTTACACATACAAATGTATAACAATTTTATAAAATTCGTTTAACCTTTTCAATTTTTTATTACTATTTATACTCATTCTATATTATATATCTTTAAATAACTGTTTTACAGTACTTTTCAAGATTTATTTATAAAATTATTCTCATTGATAGTGGTATTTTCCCACAGAGTTATTTTATATTTGCATTTGTGTAGTTTAAACACATCTCAAAATGAGAGCTATTATTCCTAACTTATCGGTGGATTGCGTGGTATTTGGGTTCGATTACAAGAGACTGAATGTATTATTAACAAAGCGTGAATTGAAAGATCCGGAAACTGGCCAAATCCTATTTACTGATTATACAGTCCAGGGACACCATATGCTTGAAAAAGAGAATATCGATGAGGCTGCCATCAGAGTGCTTAAAGATAAAACCGGACTTAATAACATATACCTGGAACAATTTTATGCATTTGGAGAAACCGATCGGATGCTCAAAGAACGAGACCAGTTATGGACGAAAAAAGCTTATCCCATGGTCTCGGATCATGTGATTTCAATTGGCTATTACTCTCTGGTTGATAGCTCAAAGGTGAATCCTGACACGCAGCATCAGGAAACCCAATGGTTTCCTGTAGACGAACTGCCTGAGTTGGGATTTGATCATGAGAAGATCATTCAAAAAGCTTTAAGTTGTCTTCGCATCAAACTAAGCAGGGAACCGATAGGTTTCGAACTGTTGCCGGAGAAATTTACATTAACACAAATGCAAACACTTTATGAGGTTGTGTTGGGGACCAAATTTGACCGTCGCAATTTCAGAAAAAAGGTTACTCAAATGAAATATGTGATCCCCCTGGATGAAAAACAGAAGGGTGGGACTCATAAGTCTGCCCAGGTATTTATATTCAGCAGGGACGTCTACGAAAGAACAAAAAAGGAGAAGCTAGGCTTTACCATTTGACATATTCGGATAAAAGTTAAGTGTAATTATTTCGTTTACATGGGTTTAACACTCCCATGATTCTTGGCAAGGAGTATTAATTTTGAAATGATGTTATACCTATGGTCTTACACTTACTTGATCTCATTATCATAGGGATTTATCTGCTGGCAACTATTGCAATCGGGTTTATCCTTAAGAAAAAAGCCCAAAAAAGTAAAAAGTCTTACCTGCTGGGTGGCAACCGACTACCCTGGTATATGCTTGGATTATCTAATGCCTCCGGCATGTTCGATATTTCAGGCACCATGTGGCTGGTCACACTTGGCTTTGTTTATGGCCTCAAAAGCATCTGGATCCCATGGCTCTGGCCAATTTTTAATCAGATCTTCCTGATGGTTTACCTTTCAATTTGGCTCAGGAGGTCAAATGTGACAACTGGCGCAGAGTGGATTCAAACCCGTTTTGGAACTGGTAGAGGAGCTCAGTTTTCACATAATATCGTTGTAGTTTATGCACTGATCAGTTGCCTGGGTTTTCTTGCCTATGGATTTATTGGCCTGGGTAAGTTCATCATGATATTTATACCCTGGGATTTTGTTTGCAATGTTTTTGGCCTGAATCCTGGAATTATCTCCCCGGAATATATTCCCCATGTCTATGGATTTGTATTTACCCTGTTTGCCACATTATATGCTGTATTGGGTGGTATGATGAGCATCGTCTGGACAGATTTACTGCAATACATCATTATGACCTTGGCCTCCCTCGTTATTGGGATTATTGCAATGAATGCACTGGCCGATCATACCTTGCTTGTACCGGAAAACTGGTATTCAATCTGGTTTGGATGGAATCTCCACCTCGATTGGAGTAATATCATTCCAGAAGTAAATCAAAAGATACAGGATGACGGATTCTCGCTATTTTCCATTTTCATGATGATGATGCTGTTTAAAGGATTCCTGGTTAGTGCTGCCGGACCGGCTCCAAACTATGATATGCAGAAGATCCTGTCCACAAAGTCACCTAAGGAAGGCGCTAAAATGAGTGGGTTTGTATCAGTGATACTCAATCCTATCAGGTATTTTATGATAACCGGTTTTGTAGTACTTGCCTTATTGTATTATGACAAACTCAATCTGATTGTAGCAGGACGTATTGACTTTGAACAGATTTTACCATCGGCCATTAGTGAATTTGCTCCTGTGGGCCTGATGGGGCTCTTATTTGCCGGTATGCTTGCTGCATTTATGTCGACTTTTGCCGGAACTCTTAATGCGGCACAAGCCTACATCGTAAATGACATATTCCTGAAAGTAAGAAAAGACGCCACCAATAAACAGGTTCGGAACACAAATTATATATCGGGTGTTCTGATCATGGTGATGAGTATCATTCTTGGCATTTATGCCAAAAATGTAAATAGCTTGCTGCAATGGATTGTATCAGCTTTATGGGGAAGTTATGTGGCCTCCAATGTATTAAAGTGGTACTGGTGGCGATTCAACGGTCACGGCTATTTTTGGGGCATGGTGGCAGGATTGATCCCGGCATTGATCTTCCCGCTAATATTTAAAACAACTCTTGAATTGTATTATTTTCCGATACTGTTGCTTTTTTCATTAACAGGGTGCTATGCCGGAACTTTTTTAAGGCCTGCCACCGATGAAGCAGTTTTAGATTCTTTTTACAAATCGGTTCGCCCATGGGGATTCTGGAAACCGGTGAAAGAAAGGGTAATAAACAGAGATCCTTCGTTTCAACCAAACACGAACTTTAAAACCGATATGTTTAATATTTTTATCGGTATTATCTGGCAGACAGCCATGATAGCTGTACCTATCTTTCTTGTATTATGTCATTGGAAAGATATGGGGATTGCTTTATTTATTGTCATTACAACATCAATAATACTAAAATACAATTGGTGGGATAAATTACCAAATGATTAATTGAAAACTAGTAAGAATGAAATACGGATATTTCGACGATATAAACAAAGAGTATGTTATTACCAATCCCGCGACCCCATATCCATGGATAAACTACCTTGGAAATGAGAATTTTTTCAGCATCCTGTCTAATACGTGCGGAGGGTACAGTTTCTATAAAGATGCCAGGTTAAGAAGAATTACCCGTTACAGATATAATAATGTGCCTGTAGATGACGGAGGAAAATATTTCTATATTCAAGATGACGGCCACATTTGGTCGCCGGGATGGAAGCCTGTAAAAAATGAATTAGATCACTATGAATGCCGTCATGGACTAGGTTATTCAAGGATAACAGGAAGATTGAATAACCTTAGTGCCGAAGTCCTCTTCTTTGTACCGCTGGGATTTGATGGAGAGATACAAAAACTTACGCTTAAAAACCTTAGTGATCAAATTAAAGAGATCAAAATACACTCGTTTGTTGAATGGGCATTCTGGAATGCCCATGATGATATGACCAATTTCCAACGCAACTTTTCAATAGGTGAAGTAGAAGTAGCAGGTTCCGAAATTTTCCACAAAACCGAATATCGCGAACGCCGTGATCATTTTTCATTTTATTCGGTAAATCATCCGATTGCAGGATTCGACACCGACCGGGATACCTTCCTTGGACTATATAATGGATTTGATCAGCCTGAAAAAGTTTTAACGGGATCTTCCGGTAACTCAATAGCCCTTGGCTGGTCACCTATAGCCTCACATTTTTTGAAAATTATTTTAGGTCCTGGAGAGGCACGTGATCTTGTGTTTATTCTCGGTTATGTTGAAAATGAAAAGAATGAAAAGTTCACAACACCAAACGAGATCAACAAAACAAAGGCAAGAGAAATGATTGGGCGATTTGAAACTGCTGAACAAGTTGACCGGTCACTTGCTGAATTAAAGCAATTCTGGAATAAACTGCTGGGAAACTTACAGCTTGCAAGTCAGGATGAAAAATTGAACCGCATGGTGAATATCTGGAACCAATATCAATGTATGGTCACTTTTTATTTCTCGCGCAGTGCTTCTTATTTTGAATCGGGGATTGGCCGGGGAATGGGTTTTCGAGATTCGAACCAGGATATAATCGGCATAGTTCACATAGTACCTGAGCTTGCAAAACAACGTATCATCGACCTTGCGAGGTCGCAGATGAAAGACGGCAGTGCCTATCATCAATACCAACCCCTGACCAAAAAAGGAAACCTTGAAATAGGTAGTAATTTTAACGATGATCCCTTGTGGTTGATCCTGGCAGTTTCGGCCTACATCAAAGAGACAGGCGACTGGTCATTACTCGAAGTTAAGGTACCGTTTGATGACGATCATGTTGAGTATTCTATTTTTGAACACATCAAACGCTCCTTTTATCATGTCGTCAATAATCTCGGACCACATGGGCTTCCTCTCATTGGCCGGGCCGACTGGAATGATTGCCTGAATCTTAATTGTTTTTCTGTAGAACCCGGTGAGCCATTCCAGACAACAGAGAACAAAACTGGTGGACAAGCCGAATCGATGATGATAGCCGGTATGTTTGTCCTCTATGGTCATGAATTTGTCCGCATTTGTGAACTCACGGGATATAAGGATCAGGCTGAAGAGGCTCGCGGACATATTGATGCCATGAAAATTACCATTGATGAATACGGATGGGACGGTGATTGGTTTATTAGGGCATATGATTATTTTGGCAAAAAGGTTGGCAGTAAAGAGAACGAAGAAGGACAGATCTTCATTGAGCCCCAGGGCTTCTGTGTTATGGCCGGAATTGGCCTTCAGGATGGCAGAGCGCAAAAGGCGATGGACCAGGTTGAAAAAAGGTTGGCCACACCTTATGGAATTGTACTATTAAATCCCGCCTACACTAAGTATTACTTAAACCTTGGAGAGATATCCAGTTATCCTCCAGGTTATAAAGAGAATGCCGGTATTTTCTGTCATAATAATCCATGGATCATCATTGCTGAAACAATGCTAAACAATAATGACAAGGCATTCGATTATTATAAGCGAATTGCACCCGCATATTTGGAAGAGATCAGCGAATTGCACAAAACTGAACCTTACGTATATGGACAAATGATCGCGGGCAAGGATTCAGCCAAACCGGGCGAAACAAAAAATTCCTGGCTAACAGGAACCGCTGCCTGGAATTTATACGCCATTAGCCAATACATATTAGGCATCCGGCCCGATTACCAAGGCCTGATCATTGACCCAAAATTACCCGGATACATTGAAGAATGTGAAATCACCAGAAAGTTCAGGGGTGCCACATATAAAATTAAGTTGATCAATAATGGTGGGAACCGGTGCAAGGTATTTATTAATAATGAAGAGTTGGAAGGTAATCTGCTGCCCTCTCCTAAAAAAGATTTCACTTATGAAGTGACTGTTTTAATGCAATAATCAATTCCAAATTCAAAAATGTCCAGGCATATGTTAAAAAAGTGTTCCTTCATCTTGATCCTTGTTATCAATGTATTTATTATGCAGAGCTGTGAGCAGAAAAATAATCTAAAACCGATGGGAGACATTGACAAAAAAGTCAACGAAATATTAGCAGGCATGACCCTACAGGAAAAGGTGGGTCAGATGACACAGGTTACTTTGTCAGTACTTGTTAAAGGTAATTCCCTGGATGCACAGCCTGAACCGGTTGAACTGGATTCTGAAAAGCTTCAGAAAGCTTTAGGCAAATACAAGATTGGTTCTATCCTGAATACGGTGAACAACCGGGCAAGGTCGTTGGAATGGTGGCATGAAATTATCAACCAGATCCAGGAGGTAGCCATTCATGAAACTGGCATCCCGATATTATATGGTATTGACGCTATCCATGGCACTACTTATACTGCCGGGGGCACCTTGTTTCCCCAACAGATCGGCCTGGGTGCTACCTTTAATCCGGAACTCGTCAGGCAACTTAACGAAATGTGTGCTTATGAAATGCGCGCTTCCAACATACCATGGAACTTTTCCCCGGTGCAGGATATGGGCCGCGATCCCAGGGATTCGCGCATGTGGGAGACCTTTGGTGAGGATGTGTATCTGAATGGCATATTGGGTTCTGCAGCTGTTGAAGGCATTCAAGGAAAAGATGTGGTAACCATCGATCAAAAACACGGTGCTGCCTGCCTGAAGCATTACCTGGGTTATAATTCAAATTCAGGAAAGGACCGCAATCCACTTCATATCCATCCACGCGAACTTAACGAGAAACATGTACCAGCTTTCCAGTTCCCGATAAATGCAGGGGCAAAATCCATTATGGTCAATTCAGGTATTTTGAATGGCATTCCGGTCCATGCCAGTTACGACATTCTGACAACATTACTCCGGAACGAAATGGGGTTTGAAGGGTTGGTCGTCACTGACTGGGCAGATATTGACAACCTTTATGACCGCGATAAATTCGCCTCCTCTCCAAAAGAAGCCGTTAAGTTGGCCATCAACGCTGGCATTGACATGTCAATGGTCCCTTATGATTTCGATTTCTGCGATTACCTTGTTGAGTTGGTCAATGAAGGTGAGGTACCCATGAGCCGGATCGATGAAGCAGTTACACGAATTTTGAAATTAAAAATGGAACTCGGATTATTTGAATCTCCCACTACTGACTACGAAAATTATCCGGATTTTGGGAGTGAACAGCATGAGAATCTGGCGTTGGATGCGGCATTGGAGTCCATCACATTGTTGAAAAATGATGACCAGACACTCCCCTTAAAAAAGAATATCAAGGTATTGGTGTCCGGGCCAAAT
This genomic stretch from Bacteroidota bacterium harbors:
- a CDS encoding Na+:solute symporter; the encoded protein is MVLHLLDLIIIGIYLLATIAIGFILKKKAQKSKKSYLLGGNRLPWYMLGLSNASGMFDISGTMWLVTLGFVYGLKSIWIPWLWPIFNQIFLMVYLSIWLRRSNVTTGAEWIQTRFGTGRGAQFSHNIVVVYALISCLGFLAYGFIGLGKFIMIFIPWDFVCNVFGLNPGIISPEYIPHVYGFVFTLFATLYAVLGGMMSIVWTDLLQYIIMTLASLVIGIIAMNALADHTLLVPENWYSIWFGWNLHLDWSNIIPEVNQKIQDDGFSLFSIFMMMMLFKGFLVSAAGPAPNYDMQKILSTKSPKEGAKMSGFVSVILNPIRYFMITGFVVLALLYYDKLNLIVAGRIDFEQILPSAISEFAPVGLMGLLFAGMLAAFMSTFAGTLNAAQAYIVNDIFLKVRKDATNKQVRNTNYISGVLIMVMSIILGIYAKNVNSLLQWIVSALWGSYVASNVLKWYWWRFNGHGYFWGMVAGLIPALIFPLIFKTTLELYYFPILLLFSLTGCYAGTFLRPATDEAVLDSFYKSVRPWGFWKPVKERVINRDPSFQPNTNFKTDMFNIFIGIIWQTAMIAVPIFLVLCHWKDMGIALFIVITTSIILKYNWWDKLPND
- a CDS encoding glycosyl transferase produces the protein MKYGYFDDINKEYVITNPATPYPWINYLGNENFFSILSNTCGGYSFYKDARLRRITRYRYNNVPVDDGGKYFYIQDDGHIWSPGWKPVKNELDHYECRHGLGYSRITGRLNNLSAEVLFFVPLGFDGEIQKLTLKNLSDQIKEIKIHSFVEWAFWNAHDDMTNFQRNFSIGEVEVAGSEIFHKTEYRERRDHFSFYSVNHPIAGFDTDRDTFLGLYNGFDQPEKVLTGSSGNSIALGWSPIASHFLKIILGPGEARDLVFILGYVENEKNEKFTTPNEINKTKAREMIGRFETAEQVDRSLAELKQFWNKLLGNLQLASQDEKLNRMVNIWNQYQCMVTFYFSRSASYFESGIGRGMGFRDSNQDIIGIVHIVPELAKQRIIDLARSQMKDGSAYHQYQPLTKKGNLEIGSNFNDDPLWLILAVSAYIKETGDWSLLEVKVPFDDDHVEYSIFEHIKRSFYHVVNNLGPHGLPLIGRADWNDCLNLNCFSVEPGEPFQTTENKTGGQAESMMIAGMFVLYGHEFVRICELTGYKDQAEEARGHIDAMKITIDEYGWDGDWFIRAYDYFGKKVGSKENEEGQIFIEPQGFCVMAGIGLQDGRAQKAMDQVEKRLATPYGIVLLNPAYTKYYLNLGEISSYPPGYKENAGIFCHNNPWIIIAETMLNNNDKAFDYYKRIAPAYLEEISELHKTEPYVYGQMIAGKDSAKPGETKNSWLTGTAAWNLYAISQYILGIRPDYQGLIIDPKLPGYIEECEITRKFRGATYKIKLINNGGNRCKVFINNEELEGNLLPSPKKDFTYEVTVLMQ
- a CDS encoding glycoside hydrolase family 3 C-terminal domain-containing protein, with protein sequence MGDIDKKVNEILAGMTLQEKVGQMTQVTLSVLVKGNSLDAQPEPVELDSEKLQKALGKYKIGSILNTVNNRARSLEWWHEIINQIQEVAIHETGIPILYGIDAIHGTTYTAGGTLFPQQIGLGATFNPELVRQLNEMCAYEMRASNIPWNFSPVQDMGRDPRDSRMWETFGEDVYLNGILGSAAVEGIQGKDVVTIDQKHGAACLKHYLGYNSNSGKDRNPLHIHPRELNEKHVPAFQFPINAGAKSIMVNSGILNGIPVHASYDILTTLLRNEMGFEGLVVTDWADIDNLYDRDKFASSPKEAVKLAINAGIDMSMVPYDFDFCDYLVELVNEGEVPMSRIDEAVTRILKLKMELGLFESPTTDYENYPDFGSEQHENLALDAALESITLLKNDDQTLPLKKNIKVLVSGPNANWMRPMNGGWSYSWQGEKTDEFAQEYFTFLEAIENKIGKDKVTFVEGVSYDMQGPYYQEKDLDISDAVRVAKGVDCIILFLGENSYCEKPGDLYDLYISENQTQLAIALANTGKPVILVLNEGRPRIISKFEHTMAAVVQTYLPGNYGGTALAEILFGDVNPSGKLPYTYPMFPNSLINYDYKPSEKQERLEGLYDNESDVAIQYGFGHGLSYTVFKYSNLKVSSSELTSKGSVNVAVTIENTGNRAGKEVVMLFTSDLYASINPDNKRLRRFMKIDLDPAQSRTIEFTIRAEDLAFYNKENRLIAEKGDFVIRIGDLEQIITLTETVTFREPSNIML
- a CDS encoding NUDIX domain-containing protein; its protein translation is MRAIIPNLSVDCVVFGFDYKRLNVLLTKRELKDPETGQILFTDYTVQGHHMLEKENIDEAAIRVLKDKTGLNNIYLEQFYAFGETDRMLKERDQLWTKKAYPMVSDHVISIGYYSLVDSSKVNPDTQHQETQWFPVDELPELGFDHEKIIQKALSCLRIKLSREPIGFELLPEKFTLTQMQTLYEVVLGTKFDRRNFRKKVTQMKYVIPLDEKQKGGTHKSAQVFIFSRDVYERTKKEKLGFTI